The Streptomyces capitiformicae genome contains the following window.
ACACGGCCTGGGGCAAGAAGGACCACCAGGTGGCGTGGGCCCAACTCCCCGTCACGGAACGGCCGTTGCCGACCGTCGTGCCCGGTGACGGCCCGACGGCGAGCGAGAAGCTCATCTACCTCGGCCCGGCCTCCTTCGACGTCCGCACGGGCGCGCTGAAGACCATCGGCGGTGTCGACGTGACCGGGCTGCGCCTGGATGTGTGGCGGGCGCCGACCGACAATGACGACGGCGCGTCCTGGCAGGACGACACACGCTACGGCCTGCTGTGGCGCAAGTACGGCTTCCACCGCATGCAACACCGCCTGGACGGCGTCGAGTTGGGCGAGGACGCACTGACGGTACGGACCCGGGTGGCACCGGCGGCCTGGGAGATCGGGCTGCGGACGACGTACCGCTGGACCTCGGACGGCACGCGCCTGAAGCTGACCGTGTCGGTGGACCCGGAAGGCGACTGGACCATCCCGCTCCCCCGGCTCGGCATCCGCTTCGGCCTCTCCTCCGCCGATGCCGTGAAGTGGTACGGAGGCGGCCCCGGCGAGGGCTACCCGGACACCAAGTCGGCGTCCATGCTGGGACGTTGGCACTCCACCGTCGACGAACTCCAGACCCCGTACGTCCGCCCCCAGGAGAACGGCGCCCGCCCCGACGTCCGCTGGGCGGAGCTGGGCGGCCTGCGCGTCGACGGCGACCCGGAGTTCTGGTTCACGGCCCGCCGCTGGACCACCGAACAGCTGGACGCCGCCGAGCATCTGACGGACCTCCGGCCCGGTGACACGGTGTGGGTCAACCTCGACCACGGCCAGATGGGCATCGGCTCCCAGTCCTGCGGCCCGGGCGCCCTGCCGCAGTACCACCTGCTCGCGGAGCCGACGGAGTTCTCGTTCGTGTTCTCGACGACGGAGTAGGAAGGTAGTCGGCTGATACAGCGGCCGGTCGGCGATCATGCCGACCGGCCGCTGTCGCATCGTGGAAAAGCGATGCCGGGCGAGCCCGCTACCCTCGGGCGATGAACGATCACCGCCTCAGGGCTTATGCCGCCGAAGCCGTCATATGGTCCCGTCTCGCCACGCTGCTGCCGGACGCGGAGGACGTCGACATGGTCCAGGGCTGCTGGGACATCGGGGAACAGGAGGCGGGGCTGCACGTGCTGGTGGACCGGCTCACCGAGCTGCGCCTGCCCGTGGGTGAGTCGGCGCGGGTCGAGATCGCGGTGATGGCCGAGCAGTGGGGCGTGTGGGACCAGCGCGGGGCGGAGATCGCGGGGCTTGTCCAGGATGCCGCACGTCCCGCGCGGCTGCGGGTTCTCGACGACGATGCCGAGGCCCCGCTCCCCGCGCGGACGGTGCTGTCCGAGCCCCCGTCCCCGTGTTCGGAGCTCGTCCCGTGGATCGTCTGCCCGCCCTGCGGCCGGGTACTGGCTCGGTCGCACAGGCGGGAGGAGTGGGGCGGCCTGTGGTTCCTCGCCGAGGCGTACGTCGTGTTCGCCCGCGAGGACGACTCCTTCGCTCCGCTGGTGTTCGACCGGGAGCGGGACGAAGCGACCTGGGCGGCGTTGGACGCGCTGCGCACGGCGTGTGGGTGCGGGTTCGGGTTCGGGTGAGTGCGGCCGCGCTGCCGTACAACGAGAGGTACGGGGCCAAGCCGGCGTACACCGGACTGTCGAACGGCCTCAATCCGAACGCCTGAGTGCGCCTCACCTGACGCTCGGACCGCGTCCCTGGCGCAGCTCGCGCGCCGTCTGCCCGTACTGTTCCCTGAGCCCGCGCCCCAGGTGGCGTGGGTCGTGGATGCCCCACTGGGCGGCCACGGACGCGATGGTGCGGCCGTCGTGGGCGGGGTCCAGCAGGTCCCGGCGGATGCGTGCGAACCGTTCGTGGCGGAGCCAGGCCGAGAACGAGATGCCGGTGGCACGGAACAGGCGGTGCAGCCGGCGTTCCGAGATGCCATGGGCCGCGGCGACCGACCTGACGCACAACGACGGGTCCGAGATGTTCGCCAGGGCGTAGACGCGTATACGGTCCACCAGCTCCGTGGCCGTGTCCATCCGGCCGGGCGCACGTTCGGTGAACGCGGCGATCAGCAGGGAGATCAGCGCGTCGCCCACATAGGCGTCCGCCGGACCCGTCAGTTCGTCGAGGTGGCGGCCGAGGCCCAGCAGGAACGCGGAGAGGACCGCCTGGGCACCGGTGTCGGCGGGCAGCCTCCGGGCCGCCTGCCGGGCGACGGTGTCGGAGTGGCGGCCCAGTTCCGTGCGCGGGATGCCGACGGCCATGACGTCGCACCCGTCGACGACTTCGAGCCGGTACGGACGGGTCATGTCGAAGACCACGAAGTCGCCGCTGCCCGCTCGGGTCTGACGCCCGCCCTGGTCCGCCACGGCGGGCCGCGACCGGTGCAGCGTCACCTTCAGCAGCTCGGGGTCGGAGGAGGTGATGGCCCGGCCGGTACGCGAGACCAGATGCCCCGAGCCACGGACCCGGGCCACGGCCAGACGCCCCACCGCCGCCGCGTCGATGTCGGCCCGGAACGCATCCGCGTCCGGTGCCGTCACGGCGAGCGGGGCGAGGATCGAGGAGGCCGCGGCCTGTAACTCGGCGACATCGATGCCATGCACATGTACAGCGCCCCCACTCAAGGAACTGCCCCTTCGCCCGTCGTGCGCCAGAACCTCATCTCGTTGACGTAACGAGCAATTGTCCGGTTCCGTGGCGGAAATCGGCGACACCGCGGGCAGGAATCGGAGACTCGACCGGCTTGCGCGTGCCTAACGTGGTGTGAGGGGGAGCAAGGTCGGCCGGAACCCTCACCACCGTTCCGGTCCGACCGCCTCTCCGTTCTCCCGATCTCGGCGACGGCAGCAGCCACAGCGGCGACAGCGTCCCGCCGACGGCGGCCGTGACCAGGGTCGCCCTGAGACCGATGGCCGTGGCGAGCGTCCCGCCGACGACGGCTCCGAGGGGGCGTACGCCGTAGTTGACGGTGCTGTATGCGCCCGCCACGCGGCTGCGCAGGCCCTCCGGGACCACCGCGGTCTGCAGGGAGTTGAGGTTGACGCGCGGCGATGCTCCGCCCCACGCCGATGCGCCGGGACAGCCAGGGCGCCGCCAGCGCCCCGACGAGGGAGCCACTCGCCCCGATGCCCATCGCCAACCCGATGGCGGCCGGGTGAGTTCGAGCACCCGGTCGGCGCACAGCACCACCAGGCCGCTGCTGGACACGAACGTGAAGCAGTCGGGGGTCGTCGCGCAGCCGAGGCCAGGCCGCAGCACCGGATCGCCAAGGACATGGGCCAGGCCCTCGCGGGCGCGCAGCGCCGGCGCCGGGCGCCGGGCGAGTGCGGGAAGGATGCCGAGAACCCAGGAGACGGTGGCGGTCAGCAGCGCGAATCCGACCAGCGCCTCCAGGGGGCACCGGACGGGACTCCCGCGGCGCGTCGACGGGGACTGGTGCGGGAGGACGGTCGCCACAGCACCGTCATGACGATCCGGCTCAGTCCTCCGTGGCGGGTCGGGTGCCACAGGGTGTGGAACACGTCCCGCAGGATGATCAGCACCACCGCCACGCCGACCAGCGAGATCAGCCCGCTCACGCATCCTCCTCTGCCGCACCGGTACCGGCATGCCGCCGCGCGGACATGGGTCGCGTGACCGTGGCGGTCCGTGTCGCCGCAGGCGTTCGAGGACGGCGAGCCGCACGGGGGGCGTCGGCACCCGCACGGCACGGGGCCCGGGAACGGCGTGCCGTTCCCGGGCCCCGTCTGCGTCCCGACCGATCGCCCCGGTCAGTCCCGCTGTGCGCCCGCGGGCAGCTGGCGCAGTTGCATGGTCGACGCGGTGCCGGTGCCGAAGCCGTAGTCCAGCATCTTCGCGGCGTCGCTGTAGCGGCTGGTGGCGTTCAGGACGACACCGATGACGGTCTTGTCGCCGCGGGTGGCGGAGAAGACCAGACACGGTCCCGCGGGTGTGCTGGTGCCGGTCTTGATGCCGTTGGCGCCGGAGTAGGAGCCGAGCAGCTGGTTGGTGTTGTACCAGGTGTAGGTACGGGTGCCGCCGGTGCTCGTGGTCGCGTAGCGGACGGTCTTCGTCGTCTTCACGACGGCGCGGAACGTCGAGTACTTCATCGCGCTGCGGGCCAGCTTCGCCAGGTCCCGCGGGGTGGTGTAGTTCTCGCCGGTCGTCGAGATGCCGTCGAACGAGTCGAAGTGGGTGTTGGTCAGCCCGAGGTCGGCGGCCTTCTTGTTCATCTTGCCGATGAACGACTTCACCCGCGCGGATCGGGTGTCACCGGTGCCGAAGGTGTCGGCGAGGGCGTACGCGGCATCGCAGCCCGAGGGCAGCATCATCGCGTACAGCAGCTGCCGGACCGTCACGCGGTCGCCCGTCCTCAGATCGGCGGTGCTCGCGCCCTTGAGCGTGACGTAGTCGCGGTAGGCCTGCCTGATGGTGACCTTGCGGTCGAGGTCGAGACCGGTCTGGCTGAGGACCACACGGGCGGTCATGATCTTGGTCGTGCTGGCCATCGGCCGCTTGGTGTCGGCGTACTTGCCGAACAGCTTGGTGCCGGTCGCGTTGTCCAGCAGGAAGGCGCCCTTGGCGCTGACCGTGGGCGCGGTGGCCGCCTGCGCGGGCGTGGCCACGGGCGTGGCCAGCAGCACGGTGCCCGCGGTCACGGCGATCGCCGCGGCCTTGCGCAGCGTCATCGCACCGGATCTTCGTGCGCCCGCACTCCGGCGAACACGCCTGCTCTTGTCAAGGGTTATCAATTCAAACGCTCCGAAAAAACACCCGAATCGGAATGAAAGCCATGGAGCGGGCACAAAGCACCCTGTCCTCACATGGATCACAAGGGAGAGCATGGTTGCACAGTTCTCCCACCGACCTTCGGGCACCCCTTTATACGCATTTCCCGCCCGGACACAGGGTCTCAGTGGTCCGCGCAGCACGGTGTCGGGTCCGGTACCTCGAACGGGACGAGGGTGCCGCCGACGGCGGGCATGGCGGTGAGGACGAGTTCGCCGTCGTGCCAGTGGGGGCGTACGTGATCCCGTGTCACCAGTTCGGTGTCCGGGGCGGGTTGGCCGGGCGAGCCCAGGACGGTCACGCGGGCGATCGCGGAGCGGGAGAGCAGCTCCGCGATCGTCAGCGTGCCGGTGAGGGAGGAGACGCCCGGGTAGAGCACCGCGCGGCCCATCGGATCAGGGACGCCGGGTGTCACCTCGTACCCCCGGGCCGTGAGCCGCTCCTGGGCGGTGCGGAGGAGCGGCTCCGACGGGAATGCGAGGGACAGGGCGACGCGTGGCCGATCCCCGCGCACCAGGTGCGTGCAGCCGAACGCGTCCTCGGGGAGGGCGAGCTCGGCGGCCAGAGTGTGGAGCAGGTGGTCGGCCGCGCGCAGGTCCCTGACCCCGGTGTCCACGGTGAGGGCGTCCATCGTCACGATCGCGTTCACGAGGGCAGGACCCACACCGGGTTGGAGTAGAACCACAGGTCGCGCCAGGGGTCTGCGTCGCCGACGACGTCGATGGCGGGGCCCGCGGGGTCGACGGCCGCGCCCATCGCGCCTACGGCGGAGCGGTTGCCGTCGCTGCCGCGCAGGCGGACGTAGAGCGGGCGGTCGACTGGGCCGAGTTCGTAGGTGAGCCGGACCCTGCCGGTGGACTTGTTCACCTCGTACGACTTCACGACCTTCGCGGTCGGCGCGGTGAAGGTGTCCTTGTCGGCGGCCGCGCCCGTCACATCGCCCTGGATGACGTCGACGCGAGCCAGCTTGGGGACGAAACCGGCCCAGTTGGGGCCGTCGGCGAGCGCCACGTCGACGCTCAGGGTGACCTTGGTGCTCTTCTTGACGTGCAGGGCGCCGCCGAGGGTGGCCCAGCGGCTGCCGCCCAAGAGGCGGACGTCGAGGCCGCTGATGAGCTGGCCGTGGTCGACCCAGACGCGGCCGGCGCGGATGCCCTCCATGACGGCGGCGTAGGTGAAGCCGTCGGCGCCGACGTGGGTGCGGGTGTACTGGCCGGGCCAGTAGTCGCCCTCGGTGAGGTCGATCTTGCCGCTGTAGACGGGATCGGTGTGCTTGCCGTTGGCGGTGTAGTCGCTGTCGGGGCCGCCGCGCTTGGCGGTGTCCGTGTAGACGTTGTGGGAGTCGGAGTTGGCGGTGATCCACCAGGGCTTGCCCTCGGCGAGGAGGCTGTCCCACAGGCCGCCGACGGTGGCGGTCATCCAGTCGAAGCCGCCCCAGGTGCGGTAGCTCTCCAGGGGGTAACCGGCGAAGGAGTTGGCGCCCGGGCTGCCGTCGTAGAGACCGCGGGCGCGACCCATGCCGACGGACTTCTCGATGCCGGCGGCCTGATGGCCGGGCGCGCCCTCCATGCCGACGGCGATCCGGTGGCGCGCGGACGTGGCGTCGCGCCAGGCGCGGATCTCGTGCGGTGAGTCGATGCCCTTGCGCGCGGGGTGGTTGGCGAGCATCAGGATGTCCTTGACCTTGCGCCGACGGACCTGCTCCGCAAGGAAGTTGAGGCCCGCGATGGCGAGGGCCTCGTTGGCGGGCGTCGAGTCGGTCGCCTTCTTCACACCGCCGTCGTAGTCGGTCTCGAACTGCTTGAGGACCGAGACCTCGTTCCTGCCGGGGTGCACGAAGACCGTGCCGTGCTCGGCGGCCGGGATGTTCCACTCCAGGCCCTGGAAGACGAGGGTGTCCTCGTACGCGGCCCGGGCCTCCTTGATGTCCGGGTTGACCTTCTCGACGCCGATCTTGGCGTGGGTCTCGTTGCCGTGGTCGGTGATGACCAGCCAGTCCATGCCGTGCTTGGCGCCCTGGCGGACCTGGTCGACGACGCGGTACTTGCCGTCGTTGCTGTACTGGGTGTGGATGTGGTGGTCACCGGCCAGCCACAGGAACCCGGCGCGCTTACGGCTGTTCGTGGTGGCGTACGCGGGGGCGGCCGCCGCCTGGCCGAGGACGCTCGCGGCGGTCAGGCCCGCGCCGAGGAGTCCGGCGCGGCGCAGGAGGCCACGTCGGGACTGCTGCTCGGGGGTCAGCGCCTCGTCGGGCACGGAGGTGTCGAAGGCCGCGGGGAGGGCGGCCGTCTCGTGCTCGTGCTCGTGGTCGTGCCCGTGGTGGTGATGCCCGTGGCCGTGCGCGTGCCCGTGTCCCATGAAACGCCTCCTGAATGCCGCTGCCTTCTGCGGCTGCCTTCCGCGACGCGACCACGCCGCCTGTGGAGGATCGAAGCGAAACATGAACGTTGAACGATCAGGGAGTTGCCGCCGGGTTCCCCGGATACGACGGATCGCCACGTCCCCCACTCTTTCCCCAACTTACCTTGCGCGTCACACTAGTTGACGTTGAACTTGAACACTGCTCATCTTCCCCTCACCCCCGCCCCGCCCCCGGAGAGTCCCCCATGAGAAGACTGATCGGCACCCTCGCGGCCGCCGCGCTCGCCGTCACCGGCCTCGCGACCACCGGTGCGACCCCCGCCGCGGCCGCCACCACCGGCACGTTCAACGTGCTCACTTACAACGTCGCGGGCCTGCCGGAGGGGCTGAGCTCCGGCAAACCGGCGACGAACACCCCGCTGATCTCCCCGCGCCTCGGGGCGTACGACATCGTCAACGTCCAGGAGGACTTCAACCACCACGCGGCGCTGTACGCGGGCGACGACCACCCGTACCGCACGGCGACCAGCGGCGGTGTGCCCTTCGGTGACGGCCTCAACACCCTCTCGGACTACGCCTTCGAGGACTTCCAGCGGGTCAAGTGGAACAACTGCACCGGCACCAACTGCCTGACCCCGAAGGGCTTCTCGCTGGCTCGGGTCCGGCTCGCCGAGGGCGTCTTCGTCGACCTCTACAACGTGCACACCAACGCCGACTCCGACGACGCCGCCCTCGCCGCCCGCCGCGCCAACGTGACCCAGCTCTCGGAGTTCATCAAGGCGAACTCGGCGGGCAACGCGGTGATCGTCATGGGCGACACCAACACGCGTTACACACGCGCCGGCGACAACATCCGCACGCTTCTGACCGAGAACGGCCTCACGGACCCGTGGGTGGACCTGGTCAAGGGCGGTACGGCCCCGGCCCAGGGCAGCGACGCGCTGGTCTGCCCCAAGACGGCCCCGACCAACGGCTGCGAGGTCGTCGACAAGGTCCTCTACCGTGACAGCAACGTGGTGAACCTGACCGCCACCCGCTACAACAACGACTGGGCGAAGTTCCTCGACTCGGCCGGCGGCAACCTCTCCGACCACTTCCCGCACACCGTCGACTTCTCCTGGACCGTGAACTCGAAGCTCCGGGCCAGTGACTTCTTCGGTGGCCCGCACGGCACGGCGTTCAACGACGCGGACAACCTCCCCTCGACGGTCTCACCCCGCACGCTGACCCTGCGCGGCGCCTCCCGCCTCGACGGCGTGTCGCTCACGCACGACGGCGGTACGACCCTGACGCACGGCGGCACGGGCGGTACGGCCGCCTCCCTCACCCTGGCCTCCGGTGAGCACCTCACCTCGGTCAAGCTGACGCAGGGTCAGAAGGACGGCCACACCCGGATCTTCTCCGCCGCGTTCGGCACGGACAAGGGCCGCACCCTCGCCGCCGGTACGGCCACCTCCGAAACGAAGACCTTCACCGCCCCCTCCGGCTGGCAGATCGTCGGCTTCACCGGCCGCGCGGGCAGCGAGATCGACAAGCTGGGCGTGCTGTACGCGCCGATCGGCTGACCTGCGTCGATACGCGGCAGGCGGTCCGTTCCCCGATCACCGGGCGGTAGCCTGAGGCTCTGCGTTCGAGACGTGAAAAGGGTGGTCTCCATGGCCCGTGCCGGGCTCACCGTCGACCGGGTCGTGGAGGCCGCGGCCGATCTCGCCGACGAGGTCGGCTTCGAGAACGTCACCCTGTCCGCGCTGGCCCGGCACTTCGGCGTCAAGGACGCCAGCCTCTACTCGCACGTCAGGAATCTGCGGGAACTGCGGGTCCGGGTCGCGCTGCTTGCGGGCGGCGAGATGATCGACCGGATCGCGGAGGCGGTGGCCGGCCGGGCCGGGAAGGACGCGCTTACCGCGTTCGCCGGCGCCTACCGGGAGTACGCGCTCGCACACCCCGGCCGGTACGCGGCCACCCAGATCCCCGTGGACCAGGACCTCGTCACCGACTCCCCCGCCCTGCGCCGCACCGCCGAGATCACCTACGGGATGCTGCGCGCCTACGGCCTCGACGAGCCCGACCTCACCGACGCCGTACGCCTGCTGCGGAGCACCTTCCACGGCTACTGCCACCTGGAGTCGAGCGGCGCCTTCGGCCACCCCCGTGACGTACGGGCGTCCTGGGACCGGGCGGTCGAGGCGCTGCACGTGGCGCTGGAGCACTGGCCCCGCGCTT
Protein-coding sequences here:
- a CDS encoding AraC-like ligand-binding domain-containing protein, whose product is MHGIDVAELQAAASSILAPLAVTAPDADAFRADIDAAAVGRLAVARVRGSGHLVSRTGRAITSSDPELLKVTLHRSRPAVADQGGRQTRAGSGDFVVFDMTRPYRLEVVDGCDVMAVGIPRTELGRHSDTVARQAARRLPADTGAQAVLSAFLLGLGRHLDELTGPADAYVGDALISLLIAAFTERAPGRMDTATELVDRIRVYALANISDPSLCVRSVAAAHGISERRLHRLFRATGISFSAWLRHERFARIRRDLLDPAHDGRTIASVAAQWGIHDPRHLGRGLREQYGQTARELRQGRGPSVR
- a CDS encoding D-alanyl-D-alanine carboxypeptidase family protein: MTLRKAAAIAVTAGTVLLATPVATPAQAATAPTVSAKGAFLLDNATGTKLFGKYADTKRPMASTTKIMTARVVLSQTGLDLDRKVTIRQAYRDYVTLKGASTADLRTGDRVTVRQLLYAMMLPSGCDAAYALADTFGTGDTRSARVKSFIGKMNKKAADLGLTNTHFDSFDGISTTGENYTTPRDLAKLARSAMKYSTFRAVVKTTKTVRYATTSTGGTRTYTWYNTNQLLGSYSGANGIKTGTSTPAGPCLVFSATRGDKTVIGVVLNATSRYSDAAKMLDYGFGTGTASTMQLRQLPAGAQRD
- a CDS encoding PHP domain-containing protein, whose amino-acid sequence is MGHGHAHGHGHHHHGHDHEHEHETAALPAAFDTSVPDEALTPEQQSRRGLLRRAGLLGAGLTAASVLGQAAAAPAYATTNSRKRAGFLWLAGDHHIHTQYSNDGKYRVVDQVRQGAKHGMDWLVITDHGNETHAKIGVEKVNPDIKEARAAYEDTLVFQGLEWNIPAAEHGTVFVHPGRNEVSVLKQFETDYDGGVKKATDSTPANEALAIAGLNFLAEQVRRRKVKDILMLANHPARKGIDSPHEIRAWRDATSARHRIAVGMEGAPGHQAAGIEKSVGMGRARGLYDGSPGANSFAGYPLESYRTWGGFDWMTATVGGLWDSLLAEGKPWWITANSDSHNVYTDTAKRGGPDSDYTANGKHTDPVYSGKIDLTEGDYWPGQYTRTHVGADGFTYAAVMEGIRAGRVWVDHGQLISGLDVRLLGGSRWATLGGALHVKKSTKVTLSVDVALADGPNWAGFVPKLARVDVIQGDVTGAAADKDTFTAPTAKVVKSYEVNKSTGRVRLTYELGPVDRPLYVRLRGSDGNRSAVGAMGAAVDPAGPAIDVVGDADPWRDLWFYSNPVWVLPS
- a CDS encoding jacalin-like lectin yields the protein MRRLIGTLAAAALAVTGLATTGATPAAAATTGTFNVLTYNVAGLPEGLSSGKPATNTPLISPRLGAYDIVNVQEDFNHHAALYAGDDHPYRTATSGGVPFGDGLNTLSDYAFEDFQRVKWNNCTGTNCLTPKGFSLARVRLAEGVFVDLYNVHTNADSDDAALAARRANVTQLSEFIKANSAGNAVIVMGDTNTRYTRAGDNIRTLLTENGLTDPWVDLVKGGTAPAQGSDALVCPKTAPTNGCEVVDKVLYRDSNVVNLTATRYNNDWAKFLDSAGGNLSDHFPHTVDFSWTVNSKLRASDFFGGPHGTAFNDADNLPSTVSPRTLTLRGASRLDGVSLTHDGGTTLTHGGTGGTAASLTLASGEHLTSVKLTQGQKDGHTRIFSAAFGTDKGRTLAAGTATSETKTFTAPSGWQIVGFTGRAGSEIDKLGVLYAPIG
- a CDS encoding TetR/AcrR family transcriptional regulator, giving the protein MARAGLTVDRVVEAAADLADEVGFENVTLSALARHFGVKDASLYSHVRNLRELRVRVALLAGGEMIDRIAEAVAGRAGKDALTAFAGAYREYALAHPGRYAATQIPVDQDLVTDSPALRRTAEITYGMLRAYGLDEPDLTDAVRLLRSTFHGYCHLESSGAFGHPRDVRASWDRAVEALHVALEHWPRA